In Crassostrea angulata isolate pt1a10 chromosome 4, ASM2561291v2, whole genome shotgun sequence, one genomic interval encodes:
- the LOC128179545 gene encoding uncharacterized protein LOC128179545 isoform X3 produces MYSQSRNNGNNIGESGEANFNHEWRQHKPKMCDEEYMLVSRTERHQNDVKTSFKLQSFNYPYSPTSLYREIEKGSITNGYENVCHSGDNGSTDSSGGNNGPVSDNNYYISLEFPSDIYENDGDTFRTHSEFDRSSVILERSDDFLSDNKHQLRTDNITGGTSKKEYIDMNLYRPTIQQDSRNSLQSTRRIGFQNEKGNDKKKNKTGFVVISGILLIACIAGVLAWFLAKKGDDEFPLKYYPPKHEAVTFILHLDIKENKYDRSNVHICSGDVGYPSGLGYLSLKFTNPTTNASFTYDKMTVTDDMKMSLEPPLKFKVSLASGLSIIIVEDN; encoded by the exons ATGTATTCGCAGAGTAGGAATAATGGTAACAATATTGGAGAATCAGGAGAAGCAAATTTTAACCATGAATGGAGGCAACACAAACCAAAAATGTGTGATGAAGAATATATGCTCGTTAGTAGGACAGAAAGACATCAAAACGATGTCAAAACTTCGTTTAAAttacagtcatttaattatcccTATAGTCCTACATCTTTATATAGAGAAATCGAAAAAGGTAGTATAACAAATGGATACGAAAACGTTTGTCATTCAGGAGATAATGGGTCTACAGATTCATCAGGCGGTAACAATGGCCCGGTCAGCGATAACAATTACTATATTTCATTGGAGTTTCCCAgtgatatttatgaaaatgatggTGACACGTTTCGAACACACAGTGAGTTTGACAGAAGTTCTGTGATTTTAGAGAGATCTGACGATTTTCTAAGTGATAACAAACACCAGCTACGGACGGATAATATTACTGGTGGTACATCTAAAAAAGAGTATATAGACATGAACTTGTACCGG CCCACTATTCAGCAAGACAGCAGAAATTCCTTACAGAGCACACGACGAATCGGATTTCAGAATGAAAAAGgaaatgacaaaaagaaaaacaagactGGTTTTGTTGTTATATCGGGTATACTTTTAATTGCATGCATAGCGGGAGTCTTAGCTTGGTTTCTGGCTAAAAAAG GAGATGATGAATTTCCTCTCAAATACT ACCCTCCGAAACACGAGGCAGTGACATTCATCTTACATCTCGACATCAAAGAGAATAAATACGACAGAAGCAACGTTCACATATGCAGTGGAGACGTAGGATATCCTAGTGGTCTGGGTTACCTATCATTAAAATTCACAAACCCAACAACAAACGCTAGCTTTACATACGACAAAATGACAGTGACAGACGACATGAAAATGTCTTTAGAACCACCGCTAAAATTCAAAGTAAGCCTGGCAAGTGGACTAAGCATCATAATCGTTGAAGACAATTAG
- the LOC128179545 gene encoding uncharacterized protein LOC128179545 isoform X2, with product MYSQSRNNGNNIGESGEANFNHEWRQHKPKMCDEEYMLVSRTERHQNDVKTSFKLQSFNYPYSPTSLYREIEKGSITNGYENVCHSGDNGSTDSSGGNNGPVSDNNYYISLEFPSDIYENDGDTFRTHSEFDRSSVILERSDDFLSDNKHQLRTDNITGGTSKKEYIDMNLYRPTIQQDSRNSLQSTRRIGFQNEKGNDKKKNKTGFVVISGILLIACIAGVLAWFLAKKGDDEFPLKYYIAFETYKLESSIGSQVSVKCLARNTISIKSILIRKIENSVNTTVAKVTLPDTKYHVDGANVSYTNNSLTLTFSSLTCSDDGYYKCIAIKKDESQIESPVYLHVQIKNPPKHEAVTFILHLDIKENKYDRSNVHICSGDVGYPSGLGYLSLKFTNPTTNASFTYDKMTVTDDMKMSLEPPLKFKVSLASGLSIIIVEDN from the exons ATGTATTCGCAGAGTAGGAATAATGGTAACAATATTGGAGAATCAGGAGAAGCAAATTTTAACCATGAATGGAGGCAACACAAACCAAAAATGTGTGATGAAGAATATATGCTCGTTAGTAGGACAGAAAGACATCAAAACGATGTCAAAACTTCGTTTAAAttacagtcatttaattatcccTATAGTCCTACATCTTTATATAGAGAAATCGAAAAAGGTAGTATAACAAATGGATACGAAAACGTTTGTCATTCAGGAGATAATGGGTCTACAGATTCATCAGGCGGTAACAATGGCCCGGTCAGCGATAACAATTACTATATTTCATTGGAGTTTCCCAgtgatatttatgaaaatgatggTGACACGTTTCGAACACACAGTGAGTTTGACAGAAGTTCTGTGATTTTAGAGAGATCTGACGATTTTCTAAGTGATAACAAACACCAGCTACGGACGGATAATATTACTGGTGGTACATCTAAAAAAGAGTATATAGACATGAACTTGTACCGG CCCACTATTCAGCAAGACAGCAGAAATTCCTTACAGAGCACACGACGAATCGGATTTCAGAATGAAAAAGgaaatgacaaaaagaaaaacaagactGGTTTTGTTGTTATATCGGGTATACTTTTAATTGCATGCATAGCGGGAGTCTTAGCTTGGTTTCTGGCTAAAAAAG GAGATGATGAATTTCCTCTCAAATACT ACATAGCCTTTGAAACCTACAAACTAGAGTCTTCAATCGGGAGCCAGGTGTCGGTGAAATGCTTAGCACGAAATACGATTTCTATTAAATCAATTCTTATACGAAAAATAGAAAATTCCGTAAATACCACGGTGGCAAAGGTTACTCTACCAGATACGAAATATCATGTTGATGGGGCCAATGTCAGCTACACAAACAACTCGTTAACATTAACATTTTCTTCACTTACTTGTTCTGATGATGGATATTACAAGTGTATTGCAATTAAAAAGGATGAATCGCAGATAGAATCCCCTGTATATCTTCACGTTCAAATTAAGA ACCCTCCGAAACACGAGGCAGTGACATTCATCTTACATCTCGACATCAAAGAGAATAAATACGACAGAAGCAACGTTCACATATGCAGTGGAGACGTAGGATATCCTAGTGGTCTGGGTTACCTATCATTAAAATTCACAAACCCAACAACAAACGCTAGCTTTACATACGACAAAATGACAGTGACAGACGACATGAAAATGTCTTTAGAACCACCGCTAAAATTCAAAGTAAGCCTGGCAAGTGGACTAAGCATCATAATCGTTGAAGACAATTAG